In Homo sapiens chromosome 11, GRCh38.p14 Primary Assembly, one DNA window encodes the following:
- the YPEL4 gene encoding protein yippee-like 4 isoform X1, protein MPSCDPGPGPACLPTKTFRSYLPRCHRTYSCVHCRAHLAKHDELISKSFQGSHGRAYLFNSVVNVGCGPAEQRLLLTGLHSVADIFCESCKTTLGWKYEQAFETSQKYKEGKYIIEMSHMVKDNGWD, encoded by the exons ATGCCCAGCTGTGACCCCGGTCcgggccctgcctgcctccccacCAAGACTTTCCGCAGCTATCTGCCCCGCTGTCACCGCACTTACAGCTGTGTCCACTGCCGTGCACACCTGGCCAAACACGATGAGCTTATTTCCAAG TCCTTCCAAGGGAGCCATGGCCGAGCCTACCTGTTTAACTCCGT ggtcaaCGTGGGTTGCGGGCCAGCTGAACAGCGCCTCTTGCTCACGGGGCTCCACTCGGTAGCTGACATTTTCTGTGAGAGCTGCAAAACCACACTGGGCTGGAAATAT GAGCAAGCTTTTGAGACGAGCCAGAAGTACAAGGAAGGGAAATACATCATTGAAATGTCACACATGGTGAAGGACAACGGCTGGGACTGA